From the Arcobacter sp. CECT 8986 genome, one window contains:
- a CDS encoding NAD(P)/FAD-dependent oxidoreductase has product MKIAIIGAGAAGVIAAIRAKRLNKDLHIDIFDINSAIGKKILASGNGRCNISNTTITQYNYIGENPSFVNQALKEFDFKAFENFCKSIGLILDIKDSCKVYPLSNEAKSVVLLLEKELENLQINQILETKIEEVIKKEDSFILKSEDKEFKDYDKVLISSGLQAAPQLNSTEDGITIASTFNHSFNPTYPSLVGLHTQFEQKSKLQGVKKEATVTLYIDKQKEKEITGDILFTKYGVSGFAILDISQYAVYALSLYQDVAISINLFPKLTKNELLGTLETLFKTIPNADAVDALTGIVPKKLASVLLEMNNIDKDIKSSNINAKNIRAIINTLTNMRFKIEGTQGFKHAEASGGGVRTDEVDNKTYESKLCKNLYFAGEVLDIVGNRGGFNLHFAWSSGYLVGKSLSKL; this is encoded by the coding sequence TTGAAAATAGCAATTATTGGAGCAGGAGCAGCAGGTGTTATTGCTGCTATTAGAGCAAAAAGATTAAATAAAGATTTACATATAGATATATTTGATATAAATAGTGCAATAGGAAAAAAAATACTTGCATCTGGAAATGGTAGATGCAATATTTCAAATACAACAATTACTCAATATAACTATATAGGAGAAAATCCAAGTTTTGTAAATCAAGCATTAAAAGAGTTTGATTTTAAAGCATTTGAAAATTTTTGTAAAAGTATAGGATTAATTTTAGATATAAAAGATAGCTGTAAAGTTTATCCATTATCAAATGAAGCAAAATCTGTTGTACTTTTATTAGAAAAAGAGCTTGAGAATTTACAAATAAATCAAATATTAGAAACTAAAATAGAAGAGGTAATAAAAAAAGAAGATAGTTTTATTTTAAAATCAGAAGATAAAGAGTTTAAAGATTATGATAAAGTTTTAATAAGTAGTGGTTTACAAGCTGCACCACAATTAAACTCAACTGAGGATGGAATAACAATAGCTTCAACATTTAATCATAGTTTTAATCCAACTTATCCTTCTTTAGTGGGACTTCATACACAGTTTGAACAAAAAAGTAAATTACAAGGTGTAAAAAAAGAAGCAACAGTTACACTATATATAGATAAACAAAAAGAAAAAGAGATAACAGGAGATATACTTTTTACAAAGTATGGAGTATCTGGTTTTGCTATTTTAGATATTTCACAATATGCTGTTTATGCTTTGAGTTTATATCAAGATGTTGCTATTTCAATAAATCTATTTCCAAAATTAACAAAAAATGAACTGTTAGGAACTCTTGAAACTCTTTTCAAAACAATTCCAAATGCAGATGCAGTTGATGCTTTAACAGGTATAGTACCTAAAAAATTAGCTTCTGTTTTATTAGAGATGAATAATATAGATAAAGATATAAAATCATCTAATATAAATGCAAAAAATATAAGAGCAATTATTAATACTTTGACAAATATGAGATTTAAAATAGAAGGAACTCAAGGCTTTAAACATGCAGAGGCAAGTGGCGGTGGAGTAAGAACTGATGAGGTTGACAATAAAACTTATGAAAGTAAATTATGCAAAAATTTATACTTTGCCGGAGAGGTTTTAGACATAGTTGGAAATAGGGGAGGTTTCAATCTTCATTTTGCTTGGTCAAGTGGATATTTAGTGGGTAAATCATTAAGTAAATTATAA
- a CDS encoding cupin domain-containing protein, which produces MQVKNIFDDIKIDKSAEQFISLIDTKNIKIEKIVSNGQKSKEDFWYDQEENEFVILLSGDAIIEFENSEVQLKKGDYLNIDSHRKHRVKYTNENEPTVWLAIFY; this is translated from the coding sequence ATGCAAGTAAAAAATATATTTGATGATATAAAAATTGATAAAAGTGCAGAGCAATTTATCTCTTTAATAGATACTAAAAATATAAAAATTGAAAAGATAGTATCTAATGGTCAAAAAAGCAAAGAAGATTTTTGGTATGACCAAGAAGAAAATGAGTTTGTAATATTATTAAGTGGTGATGCTATTATAGAGTTTGAAAATAGTGAAGTACAATTAAAAAAAGGTGATTATTTAAATATAGATTCTCACAGAAAGCATAGGGTAAAATACACAAATGAAAATGAACCAACAGTTTGGTTGGCAATATTTTATTAA
- a CDS encoding O-acetylhomoserine aminocarboxypropyltransferase/cysteine synthase family protein: MQKETIAIHAGYNKKEGHGSMSVPITQTTAYAFRDSEHAANLFALKELGPIYGRLTNPTTDVLEQRFAALEGGAAAICTSSGQAAIFFAIANVAEAGDNIIISDKLYGGAVTLLTHTIKRFGIEARVFNSEEVNDLEEQIDDKTKAIFFESLSNPQIAIGDIEKIVEIAKRNGVLTVCDNTVATAALFNPIKWGVDVVVHSTSKYTNGQGTAIGGIVVEREGLAEFFKKNNKRYYHFNEPDASYHGLVYTEVPLPNFCLRIRLALLRDFGATQSPHNSWLLIQTLETLLLRVDKHSDNALEVAKYLQSHPKVKSVNYPGLKESPYYDKAQKYFKGGKASGLISFEAESFEEARKIIDSTKLFSVVVNIGDSKSLITHPGSTTHSQLSEEELIAAGINPSTIRLSIGLEDPKDLIEDLDQALNK, translated from the coding sequence ATGCAAAAAGAGACTATTGCAATACATGCAGGTTACAACAAAAAAGAGGGACATGGATCAATGAGTGTTCCTATCACTCAAACAACTGCATATGCATTTAGGGATTCTGAACATGCAGCAAATTTATTTGCACTAAAAGAGTTAGGTCCAATTTATGGAAGATTAACTAACCCTACTACTGATGTATTAGAGCAAAGATTTGCTGCACTTGAAGGTGGAGCAGCTGCAATTTGTACATCAAGTGGTCAAGCAGCTATATTTTTTGCTATTGCAAATGTTGCAGAAGCTGGTGATAATATAATTATTTCAGATAAATTATATGGTGGTGCTGTTACATTACTTACTCATACTATTAAAAGATTTGGAATTGAAGCTAGAGTTTTTAATAGTGAAGAAGTAAATGATTTAGAAGAACAAATAGATGATAAAACAAAAGCTATTTTCTTTGAATCATTATCAAATCCACAAATTGCTATTGGAGATATTGAAAAAATTGTTGAAATAGCAAAAAGAAATGGAGTATTAACTGTTTGTGATAATACAGTTGCAACAGCAGCTTTATTTAACCCAATCAAATGGGGTGTTGATGTTGTTGTTCATTCAACTTCAAAATATACAAATGGTCAAGGTACAGCTATTGGTGGAATTGTAGTAGAAAGAGAAGGTCTTGCAGAGTTCTTTAAAAAGAACAATAAAAGATACTATCACTTTAATGAACCAGATGCAAGTTACCATGGATTAGTTTATACTGAAGTTCCATTACCAAACTTTTGTCTTAGAATTAGACTTGCATTATTAAGAGATTTTGGAGCAACTCAATCTCCTCATAATTCATGGCTTTTAATTCAAACTTTAGAGACTCTATTATTAAGAGTTGATAAACATTCAGATAATGCTTTAGAGGTTGCAAAATATTTACAATCTCATCCAAAAGTAAAATCTGTAAATTATCCAGGTTTAAAAGAGAGCCCATATTATGATAAAGCTCAAAAATACTTCAAAGGTGGAAAAGCATCTGGACTTATCTCATTTGAAGCTGAGAGTTTTGAAGAAGCAAGAAAAATCATTGATAGCACTAAATTATTTAGTGTAGTTGTAAATATTGGAGATAGTAAATCTTTAATTACTCACCCAGGAAGTACAACACACTCACAATTAAGTGAAGAAGAGTTAATTGCTGCTGGTATTAATCCATCAACAATTAGATTAAGTATAGGATTAGAAGATCCTAAAGATTTAATTGAAGATTTAGATCAAGCATTAAATAAATAG
- a CDS encoding RrF2 family transcriptional regulator, with amino-acid sequence MPLISTKGVYGLSAMHELSKHNKDTPMQIKEISKNANIPQNYLEQLLGKLRKAGLVKSIRGAKGGYILAQEAKDICIGDILAVLEDDLKVIDQRSQNPILNLFFEDAKLNIRTFFNVNLSKLDEYQEKYNEFLHYSI; translated from the coding sequence ATGCCATTAATTTCAACAAAGGGAGTGTACGGATTGTCTGCTATGCATGAGTTAAGTAAACATAATAAGGATACTCCCATGCAAATTAAAGAGATTTCCAAAAATGCAAATATCCCGCAGAACTATTTAGAGCAACTTTTAGGAAAATTAAGAAAAGCGGGATTGGTTAAGAGTATTAGAGGGGCAAAAGGTGGCTATATATTAGCCCAAGAAGCAAAAGATATTTGTATTGGAGATATCTTGGCTGTTTTAGAAGATGATTTAAAAGTTATCGACCAAAGAAGCCAAAATCCAATTTTAAATCTTTTCTTCGAAGATGCAAAATTAAATATAAGAACTTTTTTTAATGTGAATCTATCTAAGTTAGATGAATATCAAGAAAAGTATAATGAATTTTTACACTATAGCATATAA